One window from the genome of Marinobacter sp. es.048 encodes:
- a CDS encoding monovalent cation/H+ antiporter subunit A, protein MSLPLVVLLPFLGAIAAPLFAQGGRTAIAVASSVPALIALAALFPHWETLADGGVVLHSYEWLPALGLSFSFRLDGLSLLFALLILIIGLLIILYARYYLKAHENVGKFYALLLCFKGSMLGIVLSSNLLLMMIFWELTSLTSFLLISFWTHKQDARRGARMALAVTGGGGLALLAGILIIGNIVGSFELDDVLAAGDQIKAHAMYPVALTLVLLGAFTKSAQFPFHFWLPHAMQAPTPVSAYLHSATMVKAGIFLMARLYPALAGTEQWFYMVSFTGMATLLIGAYVAMFKHDLKGLLAHSTVSHLGLITLLFGMGTQLAAVAAVFHVINHAIFKASLFMAAGIIDHETGTRDMRRINGLWRYMPHTATLAMVAASSMAGVPLLNGFLSKEMFFAESLELNLPGLWAWLPPIVATLAGIFAVAYSARFVHDVFFNGKPVDLPIYPPHEPPRYMKFPVEILVFACIMVGVFPAISVGPLLHIAASATLGGDVPDYTLSVYHGFNLPLIMSFVAFFGGLLMYSQRQRFFDFHARFKEIDEKAVFEAVVLRIVDLANRFTTRIENGSLQRYVMLLLVSATAVAAMPLLGLGIFVGENGLSPVDLPTAIAAGLLILCALTTAILHRQRFYALVLLSVVGLIVALAFARFSAPDLAMTQLSVEVVTIVLLMLAIFYMPAWTPIETPLKRRLRDIAIAAVAGIGMTLVTLAMLTQPFSSISDFFLENSKSGGGGTNVVNVILVDFRGFDTLGEITVLAIAALGIYAMLKDTALTPPPSDGEGHAWTRDSHPLMLRLIARPMLPLALMVSAFIFLRGHNLPGGGFIAGLVTSVALILQYIASGMNWTEDRITFRYHNVIGLGLLFATVAGAGSLAFGYPFLTSTFDYITWPVVGKFEVASALIFDLGVYLTVIGATLLALVSIGRISPHSAIKSKKEGA, encoded by the coding sequence ATGTCGCTACCGCTGGTTGTTTTACTGCCTTTTCTGGGTGCCATAGCTGCACCTCTGTTCGCCCAGGGCGGCAGAACGGCGATTGCCGTTGCATCTTCTGTACCCGCTTTGATCGCACTCGCAGCCCTTTTCCCGCATTGGGAAACCCTTGCTGACGGCGGCGTTGTACTGCACAGCTACGAATGGCTTCCCGCACTCGGCCTCTCTTTCAGTTTTCGTCTGGACGGGCTGTCCCTGCTGTTCGCTCTGCTGATCCTGATCATCGGGCTGCTGATCATTCTCTACGCTCGCTATTACCTGAAAGCCCATGAAAACGTCGGCAAGTTCTACGCCCTGCTGCTGTGTTTCAAAGGATCGATGCTCGGCATCGTCCTCTCAAGCAACCTGCTACTGATGATGATTTTCTGGGAACTGACCAGCCTGACCTCATTCCTGCTGATCAGTTTCTGGACCCATAAACAGGACGCCCGCCGTGGCGCCCGGATGGCACTCGCGGTAACCGGCGGCGGCGGCCTTGCACTACTCGCCGGCATTCTGATCATCGGCAACATTGTTGGCAGCTTCGAACTTGATGACGTGCTGGCAGCCGGAGACCAGATAAAGGCTCATGCCATGTATCCGGTCGCTCTGACCCTGGTACTGCTGGGCGCGTTCACCAAATCGGCCCAGTTCCCGTTCCATTTCTGGCTGCCTCACGCCATGCAGGCACCGACACCGGTATCTGCCTACCTGCACTCGGCCACCATGGTCAAAGCAGGTATCTTTCTCATGGCCCGGCTGTATCCGGCCCTGGCAGGCACTGAACAGTGGTTCTACATGGTCAGCTTTACCGGCATGGCCACCCTGCTGATTGGCGCCTATGTGGCCATGTTCAAGCATGACCTTAAGGGACTTCTGGCGCACTCAACGGTCAGCCACCTGGGCCTGATCACCCTGCTGTTCGGTATGGGCACGCAGCTCGCCGCCGTGGCCGCAGTCTTCCACGTGATCAACCACGCCATCTTCAAAGCCTCTCTGTTTATGGCGGCCGGAATTATCGATCACGAGACCGGCACTCGGGACATGCGCCGCATCAACGGCCTGTGGCGCTACATGCCCCACACCGCGACCCTGGCCATGGTGGCCGCTTCGTCCATGGCCGGTGTTCCACTGCTGAACGGCTTCCTGAGCAAGGAGATGTTCTTCGCCGAGTCACTGGAGTTGAACCTGCCGGGTCTTTGGGCCTGGCTACCACCAATTGTCGCCACTCTCGCCGGTATTTTCGCTGTGGCGTATTCAGCCCGTTTTGTCCACGATGTATTCTTCAATGGTAAACCCGTGGATCTTCCTATTTATCCACCTCATGAGCCTCCTCGCTACATGAAGTTTCCGGTTGAGATCCTGGTATTTGCCTGCATCATGGTCGGTGTTTTCCCTGCTATCTCTGTCGGCCCTCTGCTCCATATCGCCGCCTCGGCCACGCTCGGCGGCGACGTGCCGGACTACACGCTTTCTGTCTATCATGGCTTCAACCTTCCGCTAATCATGAGCTTTGTCGCGTTCTTCGGTGGTCTGTTGATGTACAGCCAGCGCCAGCGCTTCTTCGACTTCCATGCCCGATTCAAGGAGATTGATGAGAAGGCGGTGTTTGAAGCGGTGGTCCTGCGAATTGTCGATCTGGCCAACAGATTCACCACGCGCATCGAAAATGGCTCGCTTCAGCGATACGTCATGCTTCTTTTGGTAAGCGCCACAGCGGTCGCAGCCATGCCGCTTCTTGGCCTTGGCATTTTTGTTGGCGAAAACGGGCTAAGCCCGGTAGATTTGCCAACAGCGATCGCGGCCGGTCTGTTGATCCTCTGTGCACTGACAACAGCCATCCTGCACCGGCAGCGGTTCTATGCGCTTGTTCTTCTGAGCGTGGTCGGCCTGATCGTGGCTCTGGCTTTCGCCCGCTTCTCAGCACCAGATCTCGCGATGACACAGCTTTCCGTCGAAGTCGTGACCATTGTTCTGCTGATGCTGGCGATCTTTTACATGCCTGCATGGACTCCAATCGAGACACCGCTGAAACGTCGGCTGCGGGATATTGCCATTGCCGCGGTTGCCGGGATTGGCATGACGCTGGTCACCCTGGCCATGCTGACCCAACCGTTCAGCTCGATTTCTGATTTCTTCCTCGAAAACAGCAAATCCGGCGGTGGCGGTACCAATGTGGTCAACGTGATCCTGGTGGACTTCCGGGGCTTCGATACCCTGGGCGAGATCACCGTTCTGGCCATTGCGGCTCTGGGTATTTACGCCATGCTCAAGGACACTGCCCTGACGCCACCGCCCAGCGACGGCGAGGGCCATGCGTGGACACGCGATTCCCACCCGCTGATGCTACGGTTGATTGCCCGGCCCATGCTGCCACTGGCACTGATGGTATCCGCATTCATTTTCCTGCGGGGCCACAATTTGCCCGGTGGCGGCTTTATCGCCGGCCTGGTCACTTCGGTTGCCCTTATCCTCCAGTACATTGCCAGCGGCATGAACTGGACCGAGGACCGAATCACTTTCCGCTACCACAACGTTATCGGCCTGGGCCTGCTGTTCGCAACGGTTGCCGGCGCCGGAAGCCTCGCCTTTGGCTATCCGTTCCTGACCTCCACGTTCGATTACATAACCTGGCCCGTGGTTGGCAAATTTGAGGTCGCGTCCGCCCTTATATTTGACCTGGGCGTCTATCTCACCGTGATCGGCGCTACCCTGCTTGCGCTGGTCAGTATCGGCCGAATATCCCCCCACTCCGCCATAAAAAGTAAAAAGGAGGGTGCGTAA
- a CDS encoding crotonase/enoyl-CoA hydratase family protein: MALVSVEKKNHILLIGLNRPEKMNAMNREMYHQIAAAYYQLENDPELRVGLMYAEGDHFTSGLQLDDWAGVFANGKGIEPNEGELDPFHITGQALSKPVVFAAQGICFTCGVEMMLNTDVRVAAKGARFAQLEVKRGIFACGGATIRLQREIGWGNAQRYLLTGDEWTADQAYQWGLIQELVELGEQFNVALEIAEKIAKAAPLGVQGSLKSSKIAVTEGQEAAKERLFPDLQPVMASEDVKEGIQSFLERREAVFQGK; this comes from the coding sequence ATGGCTCTGGTAAGTGTTGAGAAGAAAAACCACATTTTGCTGATCGGGCTGAACCGCCCTGAAAAAATGAACGCGATGAACCGCGAGATGTATCATCAGATCGCGGCGGCCTATTACCAGCTGGAAAACGACCCGGAACTGCGGGTCGGCCTGATGTATGCGGAGGGCGACCACTTCACCAGCGGCCTGCAACTGGACGACTGGGCGGGCGTGTTTGCCAATGGCAAAGGTATTGAGCCGAACGAGGGCGAGCTGGATCCGTTCCACATTACCGGTCAGGCGCTTAGCAAACCTGTGGTCTTTGCCGCGCAGGGCATCTGTTTTACCTGCGGCGTGGAAATGATGCTCAACACCGACGTGCGAGTCGCGGCCAAAGGTGCGCGCTTCGCACAACTGGAAGTAAAACGCGGCATCTTTGCCTGCGGTGGCGCCACCATCCGCCTCCAGCGTGAAATTGGCTGGGGCAATGCCCAGCGATACCTGCTGACTGGTGATGAGTGGACCGCCGATCAGGCGTATCAATGGGGGTTGATACAGGAACTTGTGGAGCTTGGCGAGCAGTTTAACGTTGCTCTGGAAATCGCCGAAAAAATTGCCAAGGCAGCACCGCTGGGTGTGCAAGGCAGTCTGAAATCCTCGAAGATCGCTGTCACCGAGGGACAAGAGGCTGCGAAGGAGCGTTTGTTCCCGGACCTGCAGCCGGTGATGGCCAGTGAAGATGTCAAAGAGGGAATCCAGTCTTTCCTGGAACGGCGAGAGGCGGTCTTTCAAGGTAAGTGA
- a CDS encoding GlxA family transcriptional regulator, with translation MRRVSVIGFDGALASAITGIIDLFRLAGVTWARINDETPTPQFTTRLLTKDGAPCRCINGLTIQPDGAWNELLPDDDGSDLVVIPTIGGPIDVVLAGNTELIKWLGAFRTSNAEQVRVASNCTGAFMLAEAGLLDGRQATTHWGFSHQFRQRFPAVNLQPDKLVTVDGDIACAGGGMAWWDLGIYLVERYAGAQVARELAKAFVIDAGRTSQAPYSALQARRYHSDAAILNLQDWLDSHYSEPVTLQRLASLSGLTERSLIRRFKTATGDTPTGYLQLLRIEVARQHLEKSRLPIDEITQLVGYEDVSSFTRLFRKHSGLSPGAYRSRFVR, from the coding sequence ATGCGGAGAGTTTCTGTCATCGGTTTTGACGGGGCACTTGCAAGTGCTATTACCGGCATTATTGATCTCTTCCGGCTTGCCGGGGTGACCTGGGCGCGGATTAACGATGAAACGCCGACGCCCCAGTTCACAACCCGACTTCTCACGAAGGACGGAGCGCCCTGTCGTTGTATTAACGGGCTGACTATTCAGCCCGACGGAGCCTGGAATGAGCTTCTGCCAGATGACGATGGAAGTGACCTGGTGGTTATCCCGACTATCGGTGGCCCCATTGATGTCGTCCTGGCCGGAAACACGGAGTTGATTAAGTGGCTCGGCGCTTTTCGTACTTCCAACGCCGAGCAGGTTCGGGTAGCCAGTAACTGTACCGGTGCGTTTATGCTTGCCGAAGCGGGGCTGCTGGATGGTCGTCAGGCGACGACGCATTGGGGTTTTAGTCATCAGTTCCGGCAGCGTTTCCCGGCGGTGAACCTGCAGCCGGACAAGCTGGTGACGGTGGACGGCGACATTGCCTGCGCCGGGGGTGGGATGGCCTGGTGGGATCTGGGGATTTACCTGGTGGAGCGGTACGCAGGGGCCCAGGTAGCTCGGGAGCTGGCAAAAGCGTTTGTGATTGATGCCGGGCGAACCAGCCAGGCGCCTTACAGTGCCCTGCAGGCCCGGCGCTATCATTCCGACGCTGCCATTCTGAACCTGCAGGACTGGTTGGACAGCCATTACAGCGAACCCGTCACTCTGCAACGCCTGGCGTCACTGAGCGGATTAACGGAACGTTCTCTGATTCGCCGCTTTAAGACGGCCACCGGCGATACGCCCACCGGGTACCTGCAACTTCTGCGGATTGAGGTTGCTCGTCAGCATTTGGAGAAATCGCGGTTACCCATTGATGAAATCACGCAATTGGTTGGGTATGAAGACGTGAGTTCTTTCACCCGATTGTTCCGCAAACATTCCGGACTTTCCCCGGGTGCCTACCGGTCACGCTTTGTCAGGTAA
- a CDS encoding Na+/H+ antiporter subunit C, with translation MELVFALVIGALTASGVYLILRARTFPVVVGLTMLSYGVNLFLFSSGRLATGQQPVLGTAASYSDPLPQALVLTAIVIGFAMTAFVVVLSLRNLADNEDDHVDGKQPYKSPAPEEEEVTGK, from the coding sequence ATGGAGCTTGTTTTTGCGCTGGTCATCGGTGCGCTGACGGCCTCCGGCGTTTATCTGATTCTGCGGGCTCGCACCTTTCCTGTGGTAGTGGGCCTGACCATGTTGTCCTACGGCGTGAATCTTTTTCTCTTCTCCAGCGGACGCCTGGCAACCGGCCAGCAACCGGTCCTCGGTACCGCGGCGAGCTATTCCGACCCTCTGCCACAGGCACTGGTACTGACTGCTATCGTGATTGGCTTCGCCATGACCGCGTTCGTTGTCGTGCTGTCACTGCGCAACCTGGCAGACAACGAGGACGACCATGTGGATGGCAAACAACCGTACAAATCGCCTGCCCCGGAAGAAGAGGAGGTAACCGGTAAATGA
- a CDS encoding NADPH-dependent 2,4-dienoyl-CoA reductase, translated as MSDTYPNLLKPLDLGFTELKNRVLMGSMHTGLEDRFWNIHKFARYFAERAEGGVGLMVTGGFSPNLVGQLAPLASTMNNRATALLHRHVTSAVHEAGGKICMQILHAGRYGYQPLIVSASATKAPISPFKARALSSKGVERQINDFVSAAKLAKFAGYDGVEVMGSEGYFINQFLCERTNKRTDKWGGPYENRTRLPVEIVRRMREAVGPEFIIIYRLSMLDLVEGGQTWDQIVTLGKAIEQAGATIINTGIGWHEARVPTIVTSVPRGGFADVTAKFYGEVDIPVCTTNRINTPEKGEEILAAGKADMVSMARPLLADSEFVRKAEQGRSDEINTCIACNQACLDHAFQAKRASCLVNPRACHETELVLTVAPVVRRVAVVGAGPAGLAAATTAAKRGHQVTLFEADDQIGGQFNYAKRIPGKEEFYETLRYYQRQIELLEIDLKLGTRVDADSLKAQGFDDVVIATGVKPRTPTIEGIDHPMVLGYLDVLRHNKPVGENVAVIGAGGIGFDVSEFLTHDFSHHPEGEQVSVADWQAEWGVNPHFDGPGGLAERQPTPSPRKIYLMQRKTGKVGGGLGKTSGWVHRNSLKHREVEMLRGCRYERIDDQGLHISVTDKDGKVTENRVLAVDNVIICAGQEPFRELFDQLSDSGVNAHLIGGADVAEELDAKRAIRQGTEVAAKL; from the coding sequence ATGAGCGACACCTATCCCAACCTTCTGAAACCCCTGGATCTCGGCTTCACTGAACTGAAGAACCGGGTGCTGATGGGGTCCATGCATACGGGCCTTGAGGACCGGTTCTGGAACATCCACAAGTTCGCGCGGTACTTTGCCGAGCGCGCAGAAGGCGGCGTTGGGCTCATGGTCACGGGTGGCTTCTCGCCCAATCTGGTGGGGCAGTTGGCCCCCCTTGCCTCAACCATGAACAACCGGGCAACGGCCCTGCTACATCGTCATGTTACCAGCGCGGTGCATGAGGCAGGCGGCAAGATCTGTATGCAGATTCTGCACGCAGGGCGTTATGGCTACCAGCCGCTGATTGTCTCAGCGTCGGCAACCAAAGCGCCGATCAGTCCGTTCAAGGCCCGCGCCCTCTCCTCCAAAGGGGTTGAGCGGCAGATCAACGATTTCGTCAGTGCCGCGAAGCTCGCCAAATTTGCCGGCTATGACGGCGTCGAGGTAATGGGCTCCGAAGGCTATTTTATCAACCAGTTTTTGTGTGAGCGGACGAACAAGAGGACAGACAAATGGGGCGGCCCTTACGAAAACCGTACGCGCCTGCCAGTGGAAATTGTCCGCCGTATGCGTGAAGCCGTTGGGCCTGAATTCATCATCATCTACCGGTTGTCCATGCTGGACCTGGTTGAGGGCGGCCAGACCTGGGACCAGATCGTGACTCTGGGCAAGGCCATCGAACAGGCCGGAGCCACCATCATCAATACTGGTATTGGCTGGCACGAAGCGAGGGTTCCCACCATTGTCACCTCAGTGCCCCGTGGCGGCTTCGCCGATGTCACCGCCAAGTTTTATGGCGAAGTGGATATTCCAGTGTGCACCACCAACCGCATCAACACCCCGGAGAAAGGGGAAGAAATCCTCGCCGCGGGCAAGGCCGATATGGTGTCGATGGCCCGGCCTCTGTTGGCAGACAGCGAGTTCGTGCGCAAGGCCGAACAGGGCCGCAGTGATGAAATCAACACCTGTATTGCCTGTAACCAGGCCTGCCTGGACCACGCTTTCCAGGCCAAGCGGGCATCCTGCCTGGTGAACCCGCGAGCGTGCCACGAAACCGAGCTGGTGTTGACGGTAGCGCCTGTTGTGCGCCGCGTCGCGGTGGTAGGCGCCGGACCTGCGGGGTTGGCGGCAGCGACAACCGCCGCGAAACGGGGCCACCAGGTAACTCTTTTCGAAGCGGATGACCAGATCGGCGGCCAGTTCAACTACGCAAAACGAATCCCGGGCAAGGAAGAGTTCTACGAAACCCTTCGCTATTACCAGCGCCAGATCGAGCTATTGGAGATTGACCTCAAGCTTGGCACCCGCGTCGACGCGGATTCACTGAAGGCGCAAGGTTTTGATGACGTGGTGATCGCGACTGGCGTGAAGCCAAGAACACCGACAATTGAGGGCATCGATCACCCCATGGTGCTGGGTTACCTCGATGTCCTTCGCCATAACAAACCCGTTGGCGAGAATGTCGCGGTTATTGGTGCTGGCGGCATTGGTTTCGATGTCAGCGAATTCCTGACCCATGATTTCAGCCATCATCCCGAGGGCGAACAGGTCAGCGTTGCCGACTGGCAGGCAGAATGGGGTGTTAACCCGCACTTTGATGGCCCCGGTGGCCTGGCCGAGCGTCAGCCGACACCGTCGCCCCGAAAGATTTACCTGATGCAGCGAAAAACCGGCAAGGTCGGTGGCGGTCTGGGCAAGACCTCGGGCTGGGTCCACCGCAATAGTCTGAAGCACCGAGAAGTGGAAATGCTCAGGGGCTGTCGCTATGAGCGGATTGACGATCAGGGCTTGCACATTTCCGTGACCGACAAAGACGGCAAGGTAACGGAAAACCGGGTGTTGGCTGTGGATAACGTGATCATTTGCGCCGGCCAGGAACCCTTCCGGGAACTTTTCGACCAGTTGTCGGACTCTGGAGTGAACGCACATCTTATCGGCGGCGCAGACGTTGCCGAAGAACTGGACGCAAAACGGGCCATCCGGCAGGGAACGGAAGTCGCAGCCAAACTATGA
- a CDS encoding acyl-CoA dehydrogenase has product MTDTLIDRRDLAFQLYEVLDTENLTTRERFSEHNRDTFDAVIETADKMAREKFATHNSAADKDEPKFFNGQVEMLPQVKEAFDAYAQAGFIAGRYDYELGGMQLPESVMAACNGFFTAANPGTAGYPFLTTAAANLIRVFGNDEQKTTFLPNMLSGRFSGTMALTEPHAGSSLADIRTSASPTDEGHYLIKGAKIYISGGEQSITDNIVHMVLAKIKGAPAGVKGISLFIVPKFLVDDEGDPTERNGVSLAGLIHKLGYRGTTSTALSFGDDAPCHGYLVGEPHQGLKYMFQMMNEARVGVGFGAAVIGYRGYMHSLEYAKDRLQGRKASEKNPESPQVPIIDHADVRRMLLAQKAYSEGGLALCLYGARLMDDQHTHPDEQKRQEAGKLLDLLTPVIKAWPSEYGPKANDLAIQVYGGAGYTREYPAEQCWRDNRLNPIHEGTNGIQALDLLGRKIWQDQSHGLQLLMQEMQVDLQAATTDRCQQWALSLSETLQQAVKVTQSLGKSLMEGDPDKTLANASCYLHLFGHIIVAWMWLRQANAAAHALGSANTDEERNFYQGKLQAAQYFFHWELPTVAQDLVLLRNQDDTCLNMKSEWF; this is encoded by the coding sequence ATGACCGACACCCTGATCGACCGCCGCGACCTGGCGTTCCAGCTTTACGAAGTTCTTGATACCGAAAACCTCACCACCCGCGAGCGCTTCAGCGAACACAACCGCGACACCTTCGATGCCGTCATCGAAACCGCCGACAAAATGGCGCGGGAAAAATTCGCGACCCATAACAGCGCTGCCGACAAGGACGAACCAAAGTTCTTCAACGGCCAGGTCGAGATGCTGCCGCAGGTGAAGGAAGCCTTTGACGCCTATGCTCAGGCGGGCTTTATCGCAGGACGTTACGACTATGAACTTGGTGGCATGCAGTTGCCTGAATCGGTCATGGCCGCCTGCAACGGTTTCTTCACCGCGGCCAACCCGGGCACCGCGGGTTACCCGTTTCTCACCACCGCCGCCGCCAATCTGATCCGGGTTTTTGGTAACGACGAGCAGAAAACCACCTTCCTTCCGAACATGCTCAGCGGGCGTTTCAGCGGCACTATGGCCCTGACCGAGCCCCACGCCGGTTCCTCCCTCGCGGATATCCGGACTTCGGCGTCTCCAACCGACGAAGGGCACTACCTGATCAAGGGCGCAAAGATTTATATCTCCGGTGGTGAGCAATCCATCACGGACAACATCGTCCACATGGTCCTGGCCAAGATCAAAGGCGCGCCGGCGGGCGTGAAGGGCATCTCACTGTTCATCGTGCCCAAGTTCCTCGTGGATGACGAAGGCGACCCCACCGAGCGCAACGGCGTAAGCCTCGCCGGCCTGATTCACAAGCTTGGCTACCGTGGAACCACCTCCACCGCACTGAGCTTCGGTGATGATGCTCCCTGTCACGGCTATCTGGTCGGCGAGCCCCACCAGGGCCTGAAATACATGTTCCAGATGATGAACGAAGCGCGGGTTGGCGTGGGTTTCGGCGCTGCCGTGATCGGTTATCGCGGGTACATGCACAGCCTCGAATACGCCAAAGATCGCCTGCAGGGCCGCAAAGCCAGCGAGAAGAATCCGGAAAGCCCACAGGTGCCTATCATTGATCACGCCGATGTCCGGCGCATGCTGCTGGCCCAGAAAGCCTACAGTGAAGGTGGCCTGGCTCTCTGCCTCTATGGCGCCCGACTCATGGATGACCAGCATACCCATCCGGACGAACAGAAGCGCCAGGAAGCCGGAAAGCTGCTGGACCTGCTAACTCCGGTCATCAAGGCCTGGCCATCCGAATACGGCCCCAAGGCCAACGACCTGGCCATTCAAGTCTATGGTGGCGCGGGCTACACCCGGGAGTATCCGGCTGAGCAATGCTGGCGTGACAACCGCCTGAACCCGATTCACGAGGGCACCAACGGCATCCAGGCCCTCGATCTGTTGGGTCGGAAGATCTGGCAGGATCAGAGCCACGGCCTGCAGCTGCTCATGCAGGAAATGCAGGTGGATCTGCAGGCAGCCACCACCGATCGCTGCCAGCAGTGGGCGCTGTCTCTGAGCGAAACTCTGCAGCAGGCGGTAAAGGTCACCCAGAGTTTGGGTAAATCCCTCATGGAAGGCGATCCCGACAAAACCCTGGCCAACGCCTCCTGCTACCTGCATTTGTTCGGCCACATCATAGTGGCCTGGATGTGGCTCCGCCAGGCTAACGCAGCTGCCCATGCTTTAGGTTCTGCGAACACCGATGAAGAGCGCAACTTCTACCAGGGCAAGCTCCAGGCGGCCCAGTATTTCTTCCACTGGGAATTGCCAACCGTGGCTCAGGATCTGGTTCTGCTGCGCAATCAGGACGATACCTGTCTGAATATGAAATCTGAGTGGTTTTGA
- a CDS encoding CNNM domain-containing protein, which translates to MTLLIAFAVLSIGISFLCSILEAALLSVTPSYIASLKKERPQLFARLRKLKDDVDDPLSAILTLNTVAHTVGATGVGAQVTVVFGEAWLGLASAVMTLAILILSEIIPKTIGAKYWRSIAPRLPAILGFMIKALLPFIWLSKQVTRRIGSGEADVDIRAEISALAEIGKDQQALDEDERRMIHNVLRFHEIKVSSVMTPRTVCKYVDPDITYEQFREQVRKSPFSRYPVIDEEGEALGYLHRADLINLDADVDLLEHMRKIKRVKGNTNIEFLFSDMLRERQHLAVVYDELGTWLGIVTLEDILETLLGTEIMDETDNVSNLRRYAKQRWSRRLKKYGSG; encoded by the coding sequence ATGACATTACTTATCGCCTTCGCAGTACTTTCGATTGGCATTTCTTTTTTGTGTTCCATTCTTGAAGCGGCTCTGCTTTCGGTGACTCCGAGCTACATCGCCTCATTGAAAAAAGAGAGGCCGCAGCTGTTCGCCCGGTTGCGCAAACTGAAAGACGACGTCGATGATCCGCTGTCCGCAATCCTTACACTGAACACCGTTGCCCACACGGTGGGCGCTACCGGCGTCGGAGCCCAGGTAACGGTGGTTTTTGGGGAAGCCTGGCTCGGGCTTGCCTCTGCGGTGATGACCCTGGCCATTCTGATCCTCTCGGAAATTATTCCTAAAACCATTGGCGCCAAGTACTGGCGGAGCATTGCGCCACGGCTGCCAGCCATTCTGGGTTTCATGATCAAGGCGCTGCTGCCGTTCATCTGGTTGTCGAAACAGGTCACTCGCCGAATTGGGTCCGGTGAGGCAGACGTTGATATCCGTGCGGAGATTAGTGCCCTGGCGGAGATAGGAAAGGATCAGCAGGCTCTGGACGAAGACGAGCGGCGGATGATTCACAACGTTCTTCGATTCCACGAGATCAAGGTCAGTTCCGTGATGACACCACGGACGGTCTGCAAATACGTTGATCCGGATATCACCTACGAACAGTTTCGGGAACAGGTCAGAAAATCACCGTTCTCCCGCTATCCAGTAATCGATGAAGAGGGCGAGGCGCTCGGATATTTGCATCGGGCAGATCTGATCAACCTCGATGCCGACGTCGACTTGCTGGAACACATGCGGAAAATAAAGCGAGTTAAAGGCAACACAAACATCGAATTCCTGTTCTCGGACATGCTGCGAGAACGGCAACACCTGGCGGTGGTCTATGACGAACTGGGAACTTGGCTGGGAATAGTGACGCTGGAGGACATACTGGAGACACTTTTGGGCACGGAAATTATGGATGAAACCGATAATGTCTCTAACCTTCGCCGGTATGCGAAGCAGCGCTGGAGCCGACGCCTGAAGAAGTATGGCTCCGGATAA